Within the Microvirga ossetica genome, the region CTCCATCGGTTGATTGAGAACCCGAGCAACTATCAGCTCATCGTCGGCTGGGACACGATAGAGGACCACATAACCCAATTCCGGAACTCGGAGGGATTTGCCGAGTGGCGAAGGCTGGTCTCACATTGTTTCGAAGGTTTGTCGGTGGTTGAGCATACGTCCGAAGTGCTCACTGGGTTCTGAGCGCCAACCTCGTCCATTTTCTATTCGAAGGTGCTGATGCCGCTGGCCTTCACG harbors:
- a CDS encoding antibiotic biosynthesis monooxygenase family protein, producing MIWEVAAINVEAGIESEFEAGVAEAAPIFRKAKGCRSLKLHRLIENPSNYQLIVGWDTIEDHITQFRNSEGFAEWRRLVSHCFEGLSVVEHTSEVLTGF